From the genome of Solanum pennellii chromosome 6, SPENNV200:
attttatttttatttcgtgAAGATAGAGGTTGTTTCTAAAGAATTCTCGACTCGAGTATGGCAAATTAAAGTagatatgaaaagaaaaacaacataATTGACCCAAATACTCTAGTCATATTATGTAAGCCACTTGAAAGTAAGATTGACCCAAGTTTGCATATAGGgattcttttcaaaaatgaagTAAATAAGGCAATCACAAAATATTAGAAGAAGCAATATCCTCTCAAATTGTATAGTTTTGTTGTGCTATACTATCAGATCTCAATACATTGATTGCAtcaatatccaaaaaaaattctccTTTTCTTGGCTTTAAAACCAATGTACAAATTGTTAACTCCATTTGTCTGTCAACTAAAAAAGAATGTGCATTGATACTTCTGGTGTCATCGTCGACCACTTAGGTACTTTCTCTTCAGAGATTTAGAAGTAGAACAGGCACCTTTCCTTTTACGAGAATGTTTGGGAGCAGTGACCTCCTCTTCTTCGTCTTCCTCCTCTTCATCATCGGTGTTAGTTTTACTATTTGACCTGATACGCCGAGGAATGTGAACATTGAAGTAATACTTGATGATGCTTTGCCTATTCTTTGAAGGAATAGATTCTAATGCTGGTCTCATAAAGCTTTCACCTTTAGACAGACACTTCTTAATGATGGAGCTGAACCTTTTTTGTTCCTTAAGATTCCACACATTGGAAACTTCTTCGCCCATCTCACCAAATTTCCAGGCAGTAAAGGCTGTCAACAGTTCTAACCACAACTTCAATCCTTCTTCTTTAACGTGTCTTTTAACACATTCGACTGATCCAGGGGACCTACAAGTAC
Proteins encoded in this window:
- the LOC107022857 gene encoding AT-rich interactive domain-containing protein 2-like, which codes for MTKAKELPDTSLTSEKKKEWCEFIYEDSEKLVIPVGPRFQAVVPDWANSPNVGTPVVVADTDNALRATKKEIVCKYKEEESDTSKWLGTRVWPRANNLENKEDNEELVGKGRNEHCTCRSPGSVECVKRHVKEEGLKLWLELLTAFTAWKFGEMGEEVSNVWNLKEQKRFSSIIKKCLSKGESFMRPALESIPSKNRQSIIKYYFNVHIPRRIRSNSKTNTDDEEEEDEEEEVTAPKHSRKRKGACSTSKSLKRKYLSGRR